tgaggtgatgcagctggagacgacctccaagaagaagatggtccaggacactcccatcaagtgctgtgacatctttaaagccttacctgaccagcaggggagCATCAGAGTCGTCCTGACCAACGGCgtcgctggtgttggaaaaaccttctcggtgcagaagttcactctggactgggcccagggtttggaaaaccaggatgtgaatctgctgattCTGCTTTCGTTCAGGGAACTGAAcctgatcagagatcagcagcacagtcttctcacgctgctccatgttttccatcCAACATTAGAGAAGGTCAGCGCAGAGAAGCTTgctgtctgtaaacctttgttcatccttgacggcctggatgaaagcagactctcactggacttcaACAGCAGGACACCAgtttctgacgtcacacacaggtcatcagtcaacgtgctgctgaccaacctcatccaggGGAATCTGCTTCCCTCGGCTCTCATCTGGATAACTTCTcgacctgcagcagccaatcagatccctcctcCATGTGTTGACAGGCTAACAGAAGTACGAGGCTTCACTGACGACCAGATGGAcgagtacttcaggaagagatccagaactgaagatctgtccagcagaatcatctcacacatcaagacgtccaggagcctccacatcatgtgtcaaatcccagtcttctgctggatcagtgctacagttctggattacatgttgaccacagagcagagaggagagctgcccaagaccctgacagacctgtactcacacttcctgctggttcagacaaataagaagaagaacaagtacgATAAAGTACGTGAGACGAGTCCACAGGAGCTGATGGAGACTGACAGGGACGTTCTTCTGAAGCTTGGGAGGCTGGCCtttgaacatctgcagaaaggagacatcatgttctaccaagaagacctggaCCGGTGTGGTCTTGATGTGATTGAGGCTTCGGTGtactcaggagtttgtacagagatctTCAGAAGTGAGAGTGTGATCTTCCAGAGAAcagtctactgctttgttcatctgagcatacaggagtttctggctgcagtctacatgtttcactgtttcaccaacaggaagacagaggtacTGCAGGACTTCTTCAGAAAAAAAGGTGGTGGTGGTTACACTTCTATGGATGTGTTCCTGCAAGCAGTCATGAAGAAATCACTTCAAAGTAAAAATGGTCACCTGGACCTGTTTGTGCGCTTCCTTCATGGACTGTCTGAAGTCCAACCAGAGACTCTTAGGaggtctgctgggtcagactcagaACAGTCCAAAAATCATCCAGAGAGTCAtcgagaacctgaagaagatgaaCGCTTACaacatctcacctgacagaagcatcaacatcttccactgtctgacgGAGATGAACgaccaatcagtgcatcaggagattcaagagttcatgaagtcagagaacagagaacaggaactctctgagatccactgctcagctctggcctacatactgcagatgtctgaggaggttctggatgagttggacGTGAACAACTACAGAACATCATCAGATGAGGGAAAAGTCAGACTGATTCCAGCTCtgaggaactgcaggaaggctGAGTAAGTTCATCAATCAGTGATGATTCATGGTTTGGTTTATCAAAGattcttctcattcttctcaCTTTGAgtcagctgtgttgtttttctgcacatgttttaaatgatgaaagtgCAGATTTATCAGCTGCTTGTGATTCTTGCTTTGAACTCAATGAAAACACTTGTCTATTTGGTTTCACCTAAACCTGATTAGACTCCACTGTGGACGAGTTTGACAAGAGTCCAGGTCCCAAGTGTGTTCCACACACTCAGAATGTGGACATGATGGACACCTCACTGTGACTCCATGTTCATGTAGAACATGAAAAATGTTTCATGTCAAGCACAAAAGAAGATGTGGATGAAAATGTCTTCTCATGTGTTGGTTTTCACCTTTGATATGTTTCTATAATCACAAACTGGATTATTGTGAACTGAGATTCAGTGTGAAGTCAGTGATCAAACACCAACTGTTTTCAAGCAGCAACTTCTcgtcttttattctttattcaggtttaGTCGCTGCAGTTTTTCCGAggtcagctgttcttctctggcctcagttCTGAGGTCCAGctcctcccacctgagagaactggacctgagctgCAACAAGGatctgcaggattcaggagtgaagctgctgtgttctggactggagagtccacattgtggACTGGAGACACTGAGGTGAGTCtgctgactgaagctgctgttgttgtttttttaaactatcatttttattaacattaaactcaattgattcacacacacacacacacacacacacacacacacacacacacacacacacacacacacacagtcgttgtctaaagtctcatgttttattctttattcaggttgagtcACTGCAGAttgtcagagatcagctgttcttctctggtctcagttcTGAAGTCCAGctcctcccacctgagagaactggacctggGTCAGAACAatctgcaggattcaggagtgaagctgctgtgttctggactggagagtgcACATTGTGGAGTGAAGACTctgaggtgagttcactgactgaagctgctgttgtttttttaaacgttcATTAACAATAAACTCGTCTTGGGCCGATATTTAATATTATCGTATATCACGATACTTGATATTATCATATTTCAGGATATTTAATATTATCGTATCACGATACTGGATATTATCATATTTCATGATATTTAATATTATCTTATATCACGATACTTGATATTATCATATTTCATGATATTTAATATTATCTTATATAACGATACTGGATATTATCATATTTCATGATATTTAATATTATCTTATATCACGATACTGTATATTATCATATTTCATGATATTTAATATTATCTTATATCACGATACTTGATATTATCATATTTCATGATATTTAATATTATCTTATATCACGATACTGGATATTATCATATTTCATGATATTTAATATTATCTTATATCACGATACTTGATATTATCATATTTCATGATATTTAATATTATCGTATATCACAACACTTGATATTatcatatttcacaatatttaatattattgtatatcacaatatttgatATTATCGTATTTCACAACATTTGCCATcagatttgatattttttacGATATCTAATATTGAATGGCCACTCTgcattttcaggattttcttttgagaataaaatcCCGGTGGGAGTGGATTTGTTGGCCAGATGCACAAAGCGCTTGATACAGCGACATGATGACCGACTTAGTTGCTAAGAAAAATGCAAGCTGGTCATTTTGTCAGTAGCATCACAAACCTGCACTCTCACCTCAGATCCATCATCCTGCACAGTTTGCTCGACTCGACTCCACAACATGAGCTCGGGAGGAAACTTCCAGCAGCACCGCAAGCATTGATCAACAGCCCAAAATACTAGGATTGTTTGTATAAAAGAATTTGTATAAAAGAATGAATGCACCACTGCTGTAACCTGCTACCTTTTTAAAGCTATGGTTCTGTTTCAAACGGTCGTAAAAACATCATTCAAAattacactttttatttatgtcatcaaataatcaaatatggTGATATTTCAGCGGCACAATATCTAGATATTTAATTTTGGATATTGCCAAAGTCTACATTTAACTAATTTGATTCACtgatgagtgaatgaaacacacacacacacacacacacacacacacacacacaacacacagtcgttgtctaaagtctcatgttttattctttattcaggttgagtgaCTGCAGAttgtcagagatcagctgttcttctctggtctcagttctgaagtccaactcctcccacctgagagaactggacctgagctgGAACCAGGATCTGCaagattcaggagtgaagctgctgtgttctggactggagagtccacattgtggACTGGAAACTCTgaagtgagttcactgactgaagctgctgttgtttttttaaactttcatttcattaacattaaGCTCATtgattcactctctctctcacacacacacacacacacacacacacacacacacacacacacacacacacacacacacacacacacacacacacacacacacacaacacacagtcgttgtctaaagtctcatgttttattctttattcaggttgagtcactgcagtttgtcagagatcagctgttcttctctggtctcagttcTGAAGTCCAGctcctcccacctgagagaactggacctgagtcAGAACAGTCTgaaggattcaggagtgaagctgctgtgttctggactggagagtccacattgtggactggagactctgaggtgagttcaatgactgaagctgctgttgtttttttaaactttcagtTTTATTAACATTAAACTGATTTGAtcactgatgaatgaatgaaacacactGTAATGGTGCAGCTGCCCGTTACCACGGCGCACCATGAGACTCATAGACAATCCAAGTGGGTCGCAGGTGACTTTATATAAAAAGGACAGCGGCCATGCCGTGATTAGTCCGGTATCCTGGCCCTGGAACTCAAACACCAAATGGGTTAGGAGCCTGGCGTTCAGGGCGGCCAACTGAACTTTCGGCAAACTGAGGAGAGATAATTGGTGTGTGTTGGATCGATAACTTACCGGCGTCTCGCAGCGTTGCTTCTGGGTTGAGATGCTGCTGTCAATGCTGCTGagttagaaaataaaaccagCGATCCTAATATCATTCAGGCTTTTTGGGTCCCTGTCCCaccaggcaacacacacactcacacacacacagtcgttgtctaaagtctcatgttttattctttattcaggttgagtgactgcagtttgtcagagatcagctgttcttctctggcctcagttCTGAAGTCCAGCTCCTCCCACCTtagagaactggacctgagtgaGAACCAGGatctgcaggattcaggagtgaagctgctgtgttctggactggagagtccacattgtggactggagactctgaggtgagttcaatgactgaagctgctgttgtttttttacactttcattttattaacattaaGCTGATTtggtacacacatgcacacacatacagtcgtTGTGTCTAAAGTGTCATGTTTTACTCTTTATTCAGTTTGAGTCTCTGCAGAttgtcagagatcagctgttcttctctggcctcagctctgaagtccagctcctcccacctgagagaactggacTTGAGTaagaaccagctgcaggattcaggagtgaagcctCTGTCTGATCTTGTGCAGAGTCCAGACTACAGACTGGACACTCTGAGGTTAGTAGAGTGTCAGAGTCAGTGTCCACTATTCAGCTCTCAAGCTTCTTCCAAAGATCTTGAATGGCTCATGTTGAAACCTCAGTCTTTGCCGGGCAGAGACATTTTGCTGATGTCGTTGAACAACCATAGTTGTTTCACCTGTGACATGAAAACGTCTTCCACAA
This genomic stretch from Solea senegalensis isolate Sse05_10M linkage group LG13, IFAPA_SoseM_1, whole genome shotgun sequence harbors:
- the LOC122779727 gene encoding LOW QUALITY PROTEIN: NACHT, LRR and PYD domains-containing protein 12-like (The sequence of the model RefSeq protein was modified relative to this genomic sequence to represent the inferred CDS: inserted 2 bases in 1 codon): MRQQFLDRNSNKSKVSTALNALTGELFIKGQTEKAHLDFTLEYMNGLCRPQVFREAVPQTRTRTRGRKGSRRLKGSKQVRQILNEVQKMSGCVEEDKDTAESPGPSCLSVKSNESRLEPLDFSNGPGASDTKGQNQRRRAESPEPSCLSVKSHESMEPPLFFSHKPGASETKHKFAISVDEHMSCCPLCQDVLKDPVSTSCGHPFCRHCISSYWDQSGPPGDSCCPQCGQRPRTGCGPQTISVQTDGLQEVLDEHKISSVRRFEHVIEGTDGRGRRTLLNRIFTELYITEGQSEAVNTQHEVMQLETTSKKKMVQDTPIKCCDIFKALPDQQGSIRVVLTNGVAGVGKTFSVQKFTLDWAQGLENQDVNLLILLSFRELNLIRDQQHSLLTLLHVFHPTLEKVSAEKLAVCKPLFILDGLDESRLSLDFNSRTPVSDVTHRSSVNVLLTNLIQGNLLPSALIWITSRPAAANQIPPPCVDRLTEVRGFTDDQMDEYFRKRSRTEDLSSRIISHIKTSRSLHIMCQIPVFCWISATVLDYMLTTEQRGELPKTLTDLYSHFLLVQTNKKKNKYDKVRETSPQELMETDRDVLLKLGRLAFEHLQKGDIMFYQEDLDRCGLDVIEASVYSGVCTEIFRSESVIFQRTVYCFVHLSIQEFLAAVYMFHCFTNRKTEVLQDFFRKKGGGGYTSMDVFLQAVMKKSLQSKNGHLDLFVRFLHGLXLKSNQRLLGGLLGQTQNSPKIIQRVIENLKKMNAYNISPDRSINIFHCLTEMNDQSVHQEIQEFMKSENREQELSEIHCSALAYILQMSEEVLDELDVNNYRTSSDEGKVRLIPALRNCRKAEFSRCSFSEVSCSSLASVLRSSSSHLRELDLSCNKDLQDSGVKLLCSGLESPHCGLETLRLSHCRLSEISCSSLVSVLKSSSSHLRELDLGQNNLQDSGVKLLCSGLESAHCGVKTLRLSDCRLSEISCSSLVSVLKSNSSHLRELDLSWNQDLQDSGVKLLCSGLESPHCGLETLKLSHCSLSEISCSSLVSVLKSSSSHLRELDLSQNSLKDSGVKLLCSGLESPHCGLETLRLSDCSLSEISCSSLASVLKSSSSHLRELDLSENQDLQDSGVKLLCSGLESPHCGLETLSLSLCRLSEISCSSLASALKSSSSHLRELDLSKNQLQDSGVKPLSDLVQSPDYRLDTLRWKWL